A genomic segment from Roseibium algicola encodes:
- a CDS encoding RBBP9/YdeN family alpha/beta hydrolase, which produces MKISDTDILLVPGYGQTLPGHWLLRWRDKMSTARVVKQAELHRPSKKEWLETLVKAVDAAERPVVLVAHSLGCILVAHGAHALKDKIAGAFLVAPSDWDREGLVAEFDGGDFKPIPEHPLPFPAHLVASRDDPYCDYARAEHFAKVWGTTFQDAGAAGHINLESGHGPWPEGMMSFAHFMKKLG; this is translated from the coding sequence GTGAAAATTTCAGACACCGATATTCTGCTTGTTCCAGGTTACGGTCAGACACTGCCGGGCCATTGGCTGTTGCGCTGGCGCGACAAGATGTCGACGGCCCGGGTCGTGAAACAGGCAGAGCTGCATCGTCCGAGCAAGAAGGAATGGCTGGAAACGCTGGTGAAAGCGGTTGATGCCGCCGAACGGCCGGTTGTGCTTGTCGCACACTCGCTTGGCTGCATCCTGGTTGCCCACGGTGCCCATGCGCTGAAGGACAAGATTGCCGGCGCCTTTCTCGTCGCTCCGTCCGACTGGGACCGCGAGGGGCTGGTGGCGGAATTCGATGGCGGGGACTTCAAGCCCATTCCCGAACATCCGTTGCCCTTCCCTGCGCACCTTGTCGCCAGCCGGGACGACCCATATTGCGACTACGCCCGTGCCGAGCATTTCGCCAAGGTCTGGGGCACCACCTTCCAGGACGCCGGAGCCGCCGGTCACATCAACCTGGAAAGCGGCCACGGCCCCTGGCCGGAAGGCATGATGTCCTTTGCCCATTTCATGAAGAAGCTCGGCTGA